TGAAGCTTAATTGTTGTGTCCGTTTTCTCCCAAGAACCTGCCAAAATTCAGCTCTGCAGCGAGTATGCCGCAACTTGAACTGAAAGTCCTTGCTTGTTCTTGTGTTTGCGGTGCATTTGGGTTCACAGTGTGATTGTCTGTCCTTTTTCGAGTAGGAACTTTTTTCATAAGCTCCCTCTGACTTTCTGTTAGTTTGTTAGAGTTGCACTAACTAGCAGCAACTGTCATTTGTATTTTCAATGATTCATTTCAGTACCATACAATGTCtggatatcattttaaatgatacagtgtcagtgtttttacaaTATCTCAAAACAGatccctcttttctttctttctctctctccaggctAAATATTACTATTATCATCAACTTGAGCTACGTATGTCATGTGCTCAAACAGTCTTTACATATTGTAAAACAAGCAGACATTACTTAATATCTCTGCCTCAACGAAGGGTGCgttaacagaaaatataatattcAGCCATTTTGTATCAAAGATCCAAAGTTTGTATTAAAAAAGCTCAATAAATTGTTCTTAGAAACACTAATTAAAGCAGCACACAATCAGTAACTGGGCCTAATTTCCAGTTTAGCATCAAGGTCTGTGAAGTCTCTGCTTCAGGAAGTTTCAAAGGAGGAGCCAGGGGGTAATACAGTAAAGAGATCCCAATTATTATTTATCCCATAATAAAATGCAGTCATTAGCGCACAGATTAATGAGTCAGTGGTGACTTTGATTGGTCAGGTCTCCTCATTAGGTTATGTCCAGCCAATCTGGTCGCTTGTGGGGCTTGCAGGTGTGAACGTCCACCACGTCCTCGCAGTCTTTGCACTCCACGGCGCAGCACCACTTGAATTTGCACTCGCACTTGGTGACACGCTTGACACGCATAGTGTCATAGCCCCGCCCACAGCACATGACCTCACAGCCGTCTGTGCCTCTGGAGGACTTGTTGCACACTCTGCCTGCTGTCCCCAAGGAGCCTGTAAAGAAATGTTCTTGTCAGttatatttatgattttttttgtattcttaaaaaatgtttgtaaaaactTTTACAAAAGACAAACTATGATAACATTCTtcttatcttatttatttatactaatttattttaaataaatgttaaccAACAATTTCACTTAAACTTAACCCCCTCAAAACTAATTAAGCAAACATAAGAAAATATGATatgttgaataaatgaaatCACTATTAGggtaggttttttttgttttgtttttttatgaaaactttttttgttacaTGACAAAGATTTAAAATTCTGTAGGATAGCATTGCTTTCACAAAACAGTACAAGAGCTGAGATCCTCTAAATGTTCACTAGCTACTTGGAAACTTTGTGTGTCCTCTGTCTGGTATTGGTTGGATACTGTGCTGTTGGTCTGAAAACGGATgcatgctgctgctggaaataagGTTGATAATAGGTAATAGGTAGGAGTGACATGCACCCTATCACCTCAACTTAATTCCATTTTGGAAAACCTCAAGTGACGACATACTGTGGATGTCCACAACCCCTTTTGGCACTTGACCACTCATGCTGAAAACTGAAactatttttccaaaataaaatatcacttttcCCACACTTGGTAAGGCAGGGTAGCAGGGTATTTGCTTCCAGACACGCTGACAGAAGAGACCTAAACACAAAGGTGGCCATGTACTCAGGTGTAAGATCTAAGCCTAAGATCAGATGCCACATCTAATGACAGAGAATCGCTGAAGTAAAGCAAAAAGGATAAGAGAAGATATTCCCCTCAGGCTCTAGGGAGTGGAGCTTAATACTGACCAAAGGAAGGATTTGAAAAATAAGCCTGCATGTATCCTTAGGCTGTGCATTCCTATACAATGGAGATTAGTGGCGAGGAGGGTCATAAGCTTATTTTAAGATCGCCTTTTAACAAGGAAAGCCAGCCTTTCCTTGGCGTGAGCACACCTTCGCTACTGCTCAGTTGTCAAGCTGCAACCAAGCTAACAGCAAAGAGGAGTGGGAGAAGTTCATACCATAATGTCCCCTCCACATGTGCACTGTGCTATATCTTACCTAACCTATTAACAGTGAGTTAGTGAACTCCTTCACGCTCTATTGAAGGGGTTGGATTGGAGGAGAGTGACAGAGTTTaacaaagcaaagcaaacaCCAGGAATTAAATGAGATGTTAAAGGTCAAATCGTTGAACTTTAAGCTGTGGAGGAATGCAAGCCTTCAGTGGACAGGTCTCTGATTCTCAAAGATTTTGAAAAACTGACAAAGGACTAACTACCTGTTTAACTTGTCTCATAACAATATACTCAAACAATaatcaaaattattaaattaacacAGGCTAAAATAATGACATATTCCACATACTAAGAATGTCCGGATCGGAGTCCTTTTTTCAATATTGGGTATCTACAGAGTCTGAATCTTTTTGTTTACCTAAATGCTCATTAAATATGTATCTGACAAATTGAAAAAACATCTGTAATAAAtctaactttatttttttactagCTTCTTGATCCAAATACTGAAAGTCGTGATTCATATTGTTCAAAACTAACGTTTAGCTTAAACTATTcatatgatatgaaatgaaagttGGAGAATGCAACTCCTGAAAATGATGCGGTGGTGAATAAGGAAGACATATCACTCTGTTCTTCCGTCACAAAGGATCTTCAGCGAGGAACAGGCAGCAGCTTGCAGAGAGCTCTAATCAGACAACAGCCAAGTTTAAATTTTTACACCATACAATAcgaattgtttttaatgttcataGCTAGGTGTGACCTGGGACATCATGTGTTAAGAGAGGTTGTCATTGGGCCAACATTTGGGCCACAAGCCAAATGCTGATGACCTTTAGTGTATTTGGGTGGTGGCAGAATTGTTGTAGTAATCTCAAAGTAGAGCTCGATCaatcaattaaaaaattaatacgGGCAGATACATATTTGTTAAATGGCTGAAAAAATAGGAAtattttgtggtgtgtgtgattGGGGAACTTTCCCTCATGattcaaagtgaaaaagagcatGGACCAGTTATAGCCATCCTTTGTCTACAGTCTTTATGTCCCTCTATTTATCTGTGTACATCTAAACTATAAATACAAATGTTCACTCTTTGCAAAGAGCCCATAAAGACCCAATCACCCCTCTTAGTGACAAATTGATTCTTCATTTGTTCACTCACCTGCTGTGCGGTCCATGAGACAGTAATCTGGCGAGTTCTCGACATACACCAACTCGTTCTTGGTGCTTCCCTTGAAGTCCTTGTCAGCCACCATGAAACCGGTCCCGTCCTGGTTCATGGTCACCTCGGTGGCTGTGTTGTACTTCTTCCGAAGGTAGTCTCCAGTCCGCCTGAAGTCGGACATGGCCAGCCAGCAGGTTCTCAGAGAACAGGAGCCACTGACCCCGTGACACTTGCACTCCAGCTTCATAAAGCGCTTCACTGCCTAAAGCGGAGGTCAAAGGTGACAGGGTGTTAAGCCTGTGATGTTGCCCATGGCATGATGTAGGCGTGATCCGCCCTGCTAGCATAGTTGCTAGCTAAATAATATGCACTCTTACTGGATTTGCCTTTAATTTTTGTTCCTCAAGAGACTGTGAAACAACCATCTTGTCAGTGGAGAACCTAAAACTAAATCTACTGATAAAACCAAATTCATAATGTAATGCTGTGTGGGATATTTGATCCCACTCTGTGGCCTGTTGCCAGGAGTGATGCCTTTTCAAAAACCCAGAAGGATATTTTACTCATGTCTCACTTTACTCAACGCTTGAGATTATTGGTGGGATACATTGAAAAAATTTTCTGTCattgtatatttaattttattgcaATATTAATATATGTTGTGAAATAGTACATTTTGTGGAAATTGATAAGATTGAAGCTGCAATAATTAGTCGATTGACTGATAGTTAATAAAACTCTGCTTGGAAAATGGCTTAATCGGTTAACAAAAGTTGCAAACTGATTATCTTTAAATTTTAAACTgttagttggacaaaacaagacacttaaATACATTATTAAGAGATTGTAATGggcatttttcattgtttttctgaGGTTTTGTACACCAATTGATTCAAGATcattgattaattgagaaaaataATTGACGGATTCATAGGtcatgaaaataatcgttagttgcagcccttatTGAGATATAGATAAAACAACCTGTTTGGAATGTCTATTTTTGTCTAATCCAGTAAAATAAATTCCTGACAAAAGACAACTGACTAGCGTTTCCCAGAGCTTTCAGCAAGTTCTCAGTCTTCATCAACGCAATGAGCTGTAACACTAATTACTAGGCCCACATACTCTTAACTCCATTAGCGAAGTCCAAGATCCTTAATGCCTAAGTGGCTATAAAGTTTCATTTGCAAGATTGCTACCATAAATgatctaaaacaaacaaaacagggatTGCCCAAGCCTacttgaaataaaatgttatgtttgaATGCATAAATAAGTGATCTTTGTCTCATCATAGTCTCTTAAGTCAGCTGCAACACTGGAGTAGTACTAAAGCTTGAGTAGTAACATTAAAGGTGCTGCTCACCATACGACCGCACCGGTTGTTGTGAAGGTTCATCAGTGCACGAGCATCTTTCACCATCCTCTCTCGAGCATCTACGAAGGCCTTGGCAAATTTTATGCCGTAGTTGATGTTGTCGCTACATCCGCCCCAGTCGAAATTGCCTCTGTCATCGCTGGCTCGCCCTCGTTTATGGCTGTCACAGTTGCAGATCTTTAGCTCCCCCTGACTGCAGGCCCTGGTAATGGCATAGACCACTCCTGCTGAAGAGATGGCATACACGAACGCTGCCTCGCGGCTGCCTGGGCACACAGGAAAGACAGGTGTTGCAATTAAATCTATCAGAAAATAATGTAGTATTGTCAATGGAAAATAGTTTTCACTGCTACTTTTCTGTGATAAATGGCTGTGTTGTAAACGTTGTTTGAAACCACACCACAATTGTTTTACTAGTCTTCTTTGGTAAGATTCACACTGTTCTTCTAGTGCCACTGTATTACTGCTCAGTAAAGCAGCCTTTCTCCAGTATATTCCAGGCAGCAGGAGCACAGAATCAGTCCATTTATGGTGGATGGTCGAGACAGAGGTAGCAGCACGTCAGCTATAACATCACACTCCAGCCGACTCTCCTTTCACCTTTTTAATTTGCACAGATGGCAGCTTTCTCAGTCACTGggttgtgttttcatttctgaCAAGAGGAGATTTTGAGGGTTATTTGGTCTGGCTTTCCCACACACCTCCCGTCCTCATTCCTGCTCACGCAATGAAGCAGAACACAGGCGATATGTCAGGGAGTAAAGCTTTGTCTGGCTGCCAGAAACATCTACCCAAATATTTACATCTCCTATTACTGTTTATACATCACCAGTGTGGTGATCTGCTACTTGTTTTCAGAGAATATCCACTTTCCCAATCTTCCCTCATTCTGGAGAAGGTAAAAGAAAAACCCACAACACTTTCTCTTTCTATTTGTATTCTAGGACAAAGTTGATTTAATAAGACACCTATTAATTCTCTGCTTATCTGGTAACAGCGGAGACATTTACGAGGATGATTAACTCGAGTGCAGCTGACGTAAACAACCACTGTCACGCACAGACAAAGAACCACACAGATAGAAAGCCCACATGTGCAGACTCACTTCGCAGCATCACCCTGCCAAACACAGTGTGGTCCCGGTCCAGCGTGCTGCAGTTCCAGCGGTGGTGTCTGAACTGGTGCTGGCACTCTTTTATCCACTCTTTGGCTCCCTCACCGATGGACTGCATCAGGTCTGGGTGTCGCTGGCACAGCTGCCGCTGCTTGTTCACCAGGCCGGGAATGTTGTCGCAGATCACCCGAGCTCCCAGCGCTCCGATGTACCTGCAGGCACAGATCCAACACAGTGTTCATGATAAGTTAAAGGGGCACTTCACCAACTTTACACATAAAGTTTGTCATCATGAGGGACTACCACTTAGTCTGGGTAAAGTTTAGTATATTGTCTTTTGTGGCTCTGCAGGAACTTTGCCAAATCAGAGAAAATAACCCTTGATGTCGTCAGGGTCTTATGTGGCATTCATGCAATGTCAGCAGAACAGACACAAcgggaaaacaaacacagtttgacattttggttaTTATGCTTATTCAAAAGCACACTCatta
Above is a genomic segment from Micropterus dolomieu isolate WLL.071019.BEF.003 ecotype Adirondacks linkage group LG18, ASM2129224v1, whole genome shotgun sequence containing:
- the LOC123956321 gene encoding protein Wnt-2b-A-like isoform X1; the protein is MFCLLKSRSLSDRSTAMGIRKTTSKIYFYFILLLLIFTPRVDSSWWYIGALGARVICDNIPGLVNKQRQLCQRHPDLMQSIGEGAKEWIKECQHQFRHHRWNCSTLDRDHTVFGRVMLRSSREAAFVYAISSAGVVYAITRACSQGELKICNCDSHKRGRASDDRGNFDWGGCSDNINYGIKFAKAFVDARERMVKDARALMNLHNNRCGRMAVKRFMKLECKCHGVSGSCSLRTCWLAMSDFRRTGDYLRKKYNTATEVTMNQDGTGFMVADKDFKGSTKNELVYVENSPDYCLMDRTAGSLGTAGRVCNKSSRGTDGCEVMCCGRGYDTMRVKRVTKCECKFKWCCAVECKDCEDVVDVHTCKPHKRPDWLDIT
- the LOC123956321 gene encoding protein Wnt-2b-like isoform X2, which codes for MQSIGEGAKEWIKECQHQFRHHRWNCSTLDRDHTVFGRVMLRSSREAAFVYAISSAGVVYAITRACSQGELKICNCDSHKRGRASDDRGNFDWGGCSDNINYGIKFAKAFVDARERMVKDARALMNLHNNRCGRMAVKRFMKLECKCHGVSGSCSLRTCWLAMSDFRRTGDYLRKKYNTATEVTMNQDGTGFMVADKDFKGSTKNELVYVENSPDYCLMDRTAGSLGTAGRVCNKSSRGTDGCEVMCCGRGYDTMRVKRVTKCECKFKWCCAVECKDCEDVVDVHTCKPHKRPDWLDIT